The Treponema medium genome has a window encoding:
- a CDS encoding TIGR03943 family putative permease subunit gives MKIIKQNTRLQNMLQAVTLFGFTLYFIGVVVSGSVYRYVHERHVPMLLFSAAVFFIIGVLKLKGMMQESQRHTSLFNNGYSAAVFDRPTGDSRSGRVGVFGIAVFAVALVGMVTVSGTEVRFSQFAYTDLLGGQSPVSPVAASPSAAADAQEPSSSGSVVSSAAASPMENTSVAPAFAESRIQTADGGIVMNDDTFAQWLTELYTKPDAWIGKKITATGSVWKDGELFEKDEFALARMMMICCAADMQPVGVLAQWNDIQAIIDGEWIEVTGTLSKKPYKDSFDPLIIVETIKKIDPPQREYIYP, from the coding sequence GTGAAAATTATAAAACAAAACACCCGCCTTCAAAATATGTTGCAGGCGGTAACCCTTTTCGGCTTTACGCTGTATTTTATCGGTGTAGTCGTTTCCGGTTCGGTATACCGCTATGTACATGAGCGGCACGTACCCATGCTGTTATTTTCTGCGGCAGTGTTTTTTATTATCGGTGTGCTCAAACTTAAAGGAATGATGCAGGAATCGCAGCGGCATACCTCATTATTTAATAATGGGTATTCCGCAGCTGTTTTTGACCGTCCTACAGGAGATAGCCGCAGCGGGCGCGTAGGCGTCTTCGGTATTGCTGTCTTTGCAGTTGCTTTGGTTGGTATGGTAACGGTATCAGGAACAGAGGTGCGCTTTTCGCAATTTGCATATACCGACTTACTCGGCGGGCAATCGCCAGTTTCGCCTGTTGCGGCTTCGCCTTCCGCAGCTGCCGACGCTCAGGAACCTTCCTCTTCCGGTTCTGTTGTATCCTCTGCAGCAGCTTCCCCTATGGAAAACACTTCCGTTGCTCCCGCCTTCGCGGAATCAAGAATACAGACTGCGGACGGCGGTATTGTTATGAATGACGATACGTTTGCGCAATGGCTTACCGAGCTGTATACAAAGCCTGATGCATGGATTGGAAAAAAAATTACTGCAACCGGCTCAGTTTGGAAAGATGGGGAATTGTTTGAAAAGGATGAATTCGCCTTAGCCCGTATGATGATGATATGTTGTGCCGCCGATATGCAGCCGGTTGGCGTCCTTGCACAGTGGAACGATATCCAAGCCATTATAGACGGCGAATGGATTGAAGTTACCGGTACACTGTCAAAAAAGCCGTATAAGGATAGTTTTGATCCGCTTATTATTGTAGAAACGATAAAAAAGATCGACCCGCCGCAGCGGGAGTATATTTACCCGTAG
- a CDS encoding FAD:protein FMN transferase, with protein sequence MKKYCFFLMLVLTLASCKPAVRKEGRTVFALGTVCSIQLFTEKPQAEADAVLQTCTRRLEELERHLNANAESSTLIDINKASGVSAVNVPADIYPLFKRAVFFAEKTNGAFNPVIGSVVKLWNIGFENARKPDDQDIQTALSHTDYGDVQLTGTAVFLKKERMKLDLGAIAKGFAADELTRIVKQAGIAHAVIDIGGTISTVGKRPDGNLWNIGIRDPRVQQGQPIISAPIEDCCISTSGSYERYFEQDGIRYHHIIDPSTGYPVRNNLIAVSVFSNSATDADALSTASFVLGYEKATTALAELPGTEALFIFDDNSIRVTSGLQQHITMLNPAFRFADTNEDVAGK encoded by the coding sequence ATGAAAAAGTATTGTTTTTTTCTCATGCTGGTGCTGACGCTCGCTTCTTGTAAGCCTGCTGTCAGAAAAGAGGGCCGCACCGTGTTTGCGCTCGGTACGGTGTGCAGTATCCAACTGTTTACGGAAAAACCGCAGGCGGAAGCAGACGCCGTACTCCAGACCTGTACTCGTCGGCTTGAAGAGCTGGAGCGGCATTTAAATGCAAATGCCGAATCCTCTACGCTTATCGATATCAATAAGGCATCCGGCGTATCCGCGGTTAATGTACCGGCAGATATATACCCACTGTTTAAACGGGCTGTATTTTTTGCTGAAAAAACGAATGGGGCGTTTAATCCCGTCATCGGCAGCGTGGTCAAGCTCTGGAACATCGGTTTTGAGAACGCGCGGAAGCCTGATGATCAGGATATTCAAACGGCGCTTTCGCACACCGATTATGGGGATGTGCAACTGACCGGTACGGCGGTCTTTCTTAAAAAAGAAAGGATGAAGCTTGATCTGGGGGCGATTGCAAAAGGGTTTGCTGCCGACGAGCTTACTCGTATCGTAAAGCAGGCAGGAATTGCGCATGCCGTAATCGACATCGGTGGTACGATTTCCACTGTGGGGAAACGCCCCGACGGTAACTTATGGAATATCGGTATCCGCGATCCGCGTGTTCAGCAGGGGCAGCCGATTATTTCCGCTCCGATTGAAGACTGCTGTATTTCCACATCCGGCAGCTATGAGCGCTATTTTGAGCAGGACGGTATCCGTTATCATCATATTATCGACCCTTCAACGGGGTATCCGGTACGGAACAATTTGATAGCGGTATCCGTTTTTTCTAACTCTGCAACCGATGCGGACGCTTTGTCAACGGCATCCTTTGTGCTTGGGTATGAGAAGGCCACCACAGCGCTTGCCGAACTCCCCGGTACGGAAGCGCTTTTTATCTTTGACGATAACAGTATTCGTGTTACAAGCGGCCTTCAACAGCATATTACGATGTTAAATCCTGCCTTCCGATTTGCAGATACGAATGAGGACGTTGCGGGTAAATAA